Proteins found in one Propionispora hippei DSM 15287 genomic segment:
- a CDS encoding methyl-accepting chemotaxis protein, giving the protein MKSFGNSLGSKFYSIVALLIAFLAVVGIAGYYFNLQAARNLRTTYEEDLLPNEYLNRSATNIRALQGELLELMITDNKEREKELVQDMAARTAENGNLLGRYEKLPLSAYEREQYAIFQDELAAWRTHRPKVIELATGGQKQAAYAYYVQNLAVHAGNLNKLLDDLTTFNSRQAEENKQNNDRAASLTGMLLLSLTVLAMLIGGFFSRRLVRSLSKRIGQAVQTIEEIAQGHIRRQETAHFSRDEIGQMDQGLQTMGNNLRVLLEKVSTLAGQVDSSAGQLTDTAEQSAQAAGQVAASITGAAQGADRQAAMADDVMNRLEELSQGVTQVAANTGRITQVSEESAQAAREGLQSVDAAVRQMESIEHTVSESVTTVGQLESRSQEIGQIVELIASIAAQTNLLALNAAIEAARAGEQGRGFAVVAEEVRHLAEQSQEAAQQISDLIRNVQQDTGRAVSSMGRGAAEVKKGAGLVQQAGQAFADIVSRIGHSVTLMKEEAAVTEQMAANSGQILEVVRDMAGINHDMSAQAQTISAVTEEQSAAAEEIAAASQSLATLANELKTATSQFTLHD; this is encoded by the coding sequence ATGAAGAGCTTTGGCAATAGTCTGGGCAGTAAATTTTATTCCATTGTGGCATTGTTGATCGCTTTCTTAGCCGTTGTCGGCATAGCCGGTTATTATTTTAACCTGCAGGCTGCCAGAAATCTGCGTACAACCTATGAAGAGGACCTGCTGCCCAATGAATATTTGAACCGGTCGGCTACCAATATCAGAGCGCTGCAGGGGGAATTGCTGGAGCTGATGATCACCGACAATAAGGAACGGGAGAAAGAGCTCGTTCAGGATATGGCTGCCCGTACGGCCGAAAATGGGAATCTGCTGGGGCGATATGAAAAATTGCCGCTATCGGCGTATGAGCGGGAGCAATATGCCATTTTCCAGGATGAATTGGCCGCCTGGCGGACTCATCGGCCTAAGGTGATCGAATTGGCCACCGGTGGGCAGAAGCAGGCTGCCTATGCCTATTATGTTCAGAATCTGGCGGTCCATGCCGGGAATCTGAACAAGCTGCTGGATGACCTGACCACCTTTAACTCCCGGCAGGCCGAGGAAAACAAGCAGAATAATGATAGAGCTGCATCGTTGACTGGTATGCTGCTGCTGTCGCTGACGGTGCTGGCTATGCTCATCGGCGGCTTTTTCAGCCGGCGGCTGGTGCGTTCGCTGAGCAAGCGGATCGGCCAAGCGGTACAGACCATCGAGGAGATCGCGCAGGGACATATCCGCCGCCAGGAAACCGCTCATTTCAGCCGGGATGAAATCGGGCAAATGGACCAGGGATTGCAGACAATGGGGAACAATCTGCGTGTTTTATTGGAAAAGGTGAGCACTCTAGCCGGTCAAGTAGACAGTTCGGCCGGCCAGTTGACTGATACGGCCGAACAGTCGGCTCAGGCCGCCGGGCAGGTGGCCGCATCGATCACCGGCGCCGCCCAGGGGGCTGACCGGCAGGCCGCTATGGCGGACGACGTCATGAATCGGCTGGAGGAGCTTTCCCAGGGGGTCACGCAGGTGGCAGCCAATACCGGCCGGATTACTCAGGTGTCGGAGGAATCGGCCCAGGCGGCCCGTGAAGGGCTGCAGTCGGTGGATGCGGCTGTCCGGCAGATGGAAAGCATTGAGCATACGGTCAGTGAATCGGTGACGACGGTCGGGCAGTTGGAAAGCCGTTCCCAGGAAATAGGACAAATTGTCGAATTGATCGCCAGCATTGCCGCCCAGACTAATTTGCTGGCGTTAAATGCCGCTATTGAGGCGGCGCGGGCCGGTGAGCAGGGGCGGGGTTTTGCGGTGGTTGCCGAAGAGGTCCGTCATCTGGCCGAACAATCCCAGGAAGCGGCTCAGCAAATCAGCGACCTGATCCGGAATGTTCAGCAGGACACTGGCCGGGCGGTCTCTTCCATGGGACGGGGGGCTGCCGAGGTGAAAAAAGGCGCCGGGCTGGTACAGCAGGCTGGTCAGGCGTTTGCCGACATTGTTTCCCGGATCGGCCACAGCGTGACGTTGATGAAAGAAGAGGCGGCCGTAACCGAACAGATGGCGGCCAATAGCGGCCAGATTCTGGAAGTGGTGCGGGACATGGCCGGTATCAATCACGATATGTCGGCCCAGGCCCAAACGATTTCGGCGGTGACCGAGGAGCAGTCGGCAGCGGCTGAAGAAATCGCCGCGGCGAGTCAAAGTCTGGCCACGCTGGCCAATGAGCTGAAAACAGCGACAAGCCAGTTTACACTGCATGATTAG
- a CDS encoding helix-turn-helix domain-containing protein, which translates to MQFGEIIKEAREKKLLSQEEAAKQIEKTYAIRLSASYLSMIESGARTNITVKVLRSLLHFYKLPLSAADSLFSQPGTGQSKIAEAAVPYRLDSVLIRPEQLAALPAEARHTLQDFIAFMLTRYGVVK; encoded by the coding sequence ATGCAATTTGGTGAAATTATAAAAGAGGCCCGGGAAAAGAAGCTGCTAAGCCAGGAAGAGGCTGCCAAACAAATTGAAAAAACCTACGCCATCCGCCTGTCCGCTTCTTATTTAAGCATGATCGAGAGCGGGGCGCGCACCAATATAACTGTGAAAGTACTCCGCTCGCTGCTGCACTTTTACAAGCTTCCGCTGTCCGCTGCCGACAGTCTTTTTAGTCAGCCCGGTACCGGTCAGTCGAAGATTGCCGAAGCCGCCGTCCCTTATCGCCTTGATTCAGTCTTAATCCGGCCGGAACAGCTTGCGGCCCTGCCGGCGGAAGCCAGGCACACGCTCCAGGACTTTATTGCCTTTATGCTCACCAGATACGGTGTGGTCAAGTAA
- a CDS encoding chemotaxis protein CheX — translation MDVKLINPVLQAFANILPQIGFQQNIEKKGLSLIGSTLTNPGLLLTISIVGPLKGTVLIGMTLEAAKQFASKMMMGMPVAELDPLAQSAISEMGNMVCANSCTNFAEAGIGGLDISPPTMMIGEGGHVMLSVPNVIMVKFSIDNIDVDVYVGLIK, via the coding sequence ATGGATGTAAAGCTCATTAATCCGGTTTTGCAGGCCTTTGCCAACATTCTGCCGCAAATTGGCTTTCAGCAAAACATCGAGAAAAAAGGACTTTCCCTTATCGGCTCCACCCTTACCAATCCGGGACTGCTGCTAACCATCAGCATCGTCGGCCCGTTGAAAGGCACCGTGTTAATCGGTATGACGCTGGAAGCCGCTAAACAATTTGCTTCCAAGATGATGATGGGCATGCCGGTGGCCGAACTGGACCCGCTAGCCCAAAGCGCCATTTCGGAAATGGGCAATATGGTTTGCGCCAACTCCTGTACTAACTTTGCCGAGGCAGGCATCGGCGGCCTGGACATTTCACCGCCGACCATGATGATTGGTGAAGGCGGTCATGTCATGCTATCGGTGCCCAATGTCATTATGGTTAAATTTTCAATTGACAATATTGATGTGGATGTCTATGTGGGACTTATAAAATAA